From the genome of Paracidovorax avenae:
CTCTTTCGCTGTACGTGCACATCCCGTTCTGCGAATCGCTGTGCTACTACTGCGCGTGCAACAAGATCATCACGCGCCACCCCGAGCGCGCCGATGTGTACCTGCGCTACCTCAGCCGCGAGATCGACCTGCACATGGCGCACTGCGCGCCCGGCCACGCGGTGAGCCAGCTGCACATCGGCGGCGGCAGCCCCACCTTCCTCGGCGACGAGGCGCTGCAGGAGCTGATGAACATGCTGCGCCGCAGCTTCACGCTCGTGCCCGGGGGCGAGTATTCCATCGAGGTCGATCCCCGCACGGTGGACGCCGGGCGGCTCGCACGGCTGGCGGAACTGGGCTTCAACCGGCTGAGCTTCGGTGTGCAGGATTTCGACCCGGCCGTGCAGAAGGCGGTGCACCGCGTGCAGCCGGCCGAGCAGGTGTTCGCGCTGGTGCAGGAGGCGCGCCGGATCGGCTTCGAATCCGTCAACGTGGACCTGATCTACGGACTGCCGCGGCAGACCCCCGAATCGTTCGACCGCACGCTGGCCCAGGTGTGCGAGCTGCGGCCCGACCGCATCGCGCTCTATGCCTACGCCCACCTGCCGGAGCGCTTCAAGCCGCAGCGGCGCATCGTGTCGGCCGAGCTGCCGATGGCGTCCGCCAAGGTGTCGATGCTGTCGCGCTCGCTCAACGCCTTCCAGGACGCGGGCTATGTGTACGTGGGCATGGACCACTTCGCGCTGCCGGGCGACGCCCTGGCCGTGGCGAAGCGGCAGGGCCGGCTGCACCGCAACTTCCAGGGCTACAGCACCCAGCCCGACTGCGACCTGATCGCGCTGGGCGTCTCCGCCATCGGCCGCATCGGCGCCACGTACAGCCAGAACGCCAAGACCCTGGACGAGTACTACGACCTCATCAACCAGGGCCGGCTGCCGGTGGTGCGCGGCCTCGCGCTGACGCGTGACGACCTCGTGCGCCGCTCCGTCATCATGGCACTCATGTGCCAGGGCGAGGTGCTGTTCGAGCCGATGGAGCAGTCGTGGCTGATCGATTTCCGGCGGTACTTCGCGGCGGAGCTCGAGGCGCTCGAAGGCATGGCCGGCGACGGCCTCGTCACGGTGGGCGAGGACGGCATCACCGTGACGGAGATGGGCTGGTTCTTCGTGCGCGGCGTGGCCATGGTGTTCGACCGCTACCTGCAGGCGGACCGCAACCGCGCGCGGTTCTCCCGGATCATCTGAACGTCCTCTTCTTCCCGCAGGAGACGCCATGCCCGATGCACTGATCTGGACGGCCTTCGCCATGGGGCTGGCGGGCGGGCCGCACTGCCTGGCGATGTGCGCGGCTCCCTGCGCCGCGATCGTGGGCGGCGCGCAGCAGGGCAACGGAGTGCCCGCGCAGGCGCCGCTGCGCCGGTACGGCTCCGTGCCTGCCACGGCGGGGGCGCCCGCCGCCTGCGCCGCGCCGGCGGCGACCGGCCT
Proteins encoded in this window:
- the hemN gene encoding oxygen-independent coproporphyrinogen III oxidase, whose product is MNAVTPELLRRFDVPGPRYTSYPTADRFVEAFGADEYVLALQQRRLGSAAKAVPLSLYVHIPFCESLCYYCACNKIITRHPERADVYLRYLSREIDLHMAHCAPGHAVSQLHIGGGSPTFLGDEALQELMNMLRRSFTLVPGGEYSIEVDPRTVDAGRLARLAELGFNRLSFGVQDFDPAVQKAVHRVQPAEQVFALVQEARRIGFESVNVDLIYGLPRQTPESFDRTLAQVCELRPDRIALYAYAHLPERFKPQRRIVSAELPMASAKVSMLSRSLNAFQDAGYVYVGMDHFALPGDALAVAKRQGRLHRNFQGYSTQPDCDLIALGVSAIGRIGATYSQNAKTLDEYYDLINQGRLPVVRGLALTRDDLVRRSVIMALMCQGEVLFEPMEQSWLIDFRRYFAAELEALEGMAGDGLVTVGEDGITVTEMGWFFVRGVAMVFDRYLQADRNRARFSRII